The Morganella morganii sequence CGGCGTACCGAGTCTCTGCCGTCACTGGCACGTAATGAGCTGTCGGTGCCGGATATGGCCATAGGCATTTACGACTGGGCGGTGATTGTTGACCACCAGCGCCGCTGCGCCACATTAATTACCTATACCGATCCCGCCGCGCGTCTGCACTGGCTGGAGAATCAGAAGGCACCGGAGAGTCTGCCTTTCGCCCTGACCGGCCGCTGGCAGTCCGATATGACCGAAGCCGAATATCACGCAAAAATTGCCCGTATTCATGACTATCTGCAGGCCGGTGATTGTTATCAGGTCAATCTGTCACAGGGTTTTTCCGCTCCGTATGAAGGGGATGAATGGCAGGCGTTTCTGCGGCTGAATGACGAAAACCGGGCACCGTTTTCCGCGTTTCTCCGTCTGCCGGAAGCCGCCATTCTGTCGGTTTCACCGGAGCGCTTTCTGTGGCTGAAAGACGGCACCGCAGAAACCCGCCCGATTAAAGGCACCCGTCCGCGTCATCCCGCTGATCCGAAGGCCGACGAAGCAGAAAAACAGGCGCTGGCCGCGTCAGAGAAAGATCGCTCGGAAAACCTGATGATTGTGGATCTGATGCGCAATGATATCGGCCGGGTGGCACTTCCCGGCTCGGTCAGTGTGCCGTCACTGTTTGCGGTCGAGCCGTTCCCGGCAGTCTGGCATCTGGTCAGCACCATCACCGCACAGTTACCGGCGGCATGCCGGGCAGCACAGTTACTGCGCGCCTGCTTCCCGGGCGGTTCGATTACCGGTGCGCCGAAAATCCGCGCGATGGAAATTATTGAAGAGCTCGAACCTGTCCGCCGCCACACCTATTGCGGCTCCGTCGGTTATATCAGCGCCTGTGGCACCATGGATACCAATATCGCGATCAGAACCCTGATTGCGGAAAATAATCACCTTTATTGCCGGGCAGGCGGCGGGATTGTCGCAGACAGCCGTGCCGCAGATGAATACCAGGAAACGTTCGATAAACTGGGCCGCATACTGACGGTACTGCCGGAGAAAATATTATGAGTCCGCTTGAGCGCTTTATTCCCCGGTTTCAGTTAACCCGCCCTTCCGAAGCAGAAATTGCCGGTGAGCGGGATCGCCGGGCCGCCGTTTTGCTGCCTATCACCAATAAAGCCCGGCCAGGGATCCTGCTGACACAACGGGCGGTATCGCTGCGCTCTCATCCGGGACAGATTGCCCTGCCCGGCGGCGCGGCAGATCCGGGCGAGATTTCCCCCATCGCCACCGCACTGCGCGAAGCGCGTGAGGAAGTCGGCATTCCGCCACAGGCCGTGCAGGTACTGGGACAAATGGCACCGGTGGACAGTGTGACCGGCTTCCGGGTCACCCCGGTGGTCGGGATTATTCCGCCATATCTGCCGCTGGCCGGTAACCCGCAGGAAGTGTCAGATATTTTTGAGCTGCCGCTGGATGCCGCCCTCGATCTGAGCCGCTACCGCTACATTGATATGACCCGCAATACTGTGGAGCGCCGCCTCTATTTTTACTTATATGAGGGACGGATGATTTGGGGGTTAACAGCGGGTATTTTATATCGCCTCGCAACGCAAGTGAAAAATGATTGATTTGTAACCGAATTCACACTTCTGCCCTATTTCCCCCTGCTTTTTTTCATCAGGTATGCCCGAATTTTATCCGAAAGCGCTGTTCCGCAGTGAAAAATGCGATAAACTACTTTATCCGTGTGAGCAAATAACAGTAAAGTAACGCGCTTTACGATAAATCACTATTACATTGTTTTTTAAGGAGTCTGACGTGATTAGCGTTTTTGACATGTTTAAAGTGGGGATTGGTCCTTCCAGCTCCCACACCGTAGGGCCGATGAAAGCCGGGAAGCAGTTTGCTGATGAGTTGGTTGAAAAAGGTCTGATTTCCCGCGTGACCCGCGTTTCTGTTGATGTCTACGGATCACTCTCCTTAACCGGGAAAGGTCACCATACCGATATCGCTATCATTATGGGTCTGGCCGGTAACTTGCCGGCAACTGTCGATATCGATGGTATCGCCGGTTTTATCCGCGATGTCGAAGAGACTGAGCGTCTGTCCCTGGCCAATGGTCAGCAGACTGTGGACTTCCCGCGTGAAGGCGGCATGAATTTCCACACCGGTAACCTGCCGCTGCACGAAAACGGCATGAGTATCACCGCATTTGCCGGTGATGAAGAGCTGTACACCAAAACCTATTACTCCATCGGCGGCGGGTTTATCGTCGATGCCGAGCATTTCGGTCAGGATAACGCCAACGAAACACCGGTATCCTACCCGTATGCCTCAGCGGAAGAGCTGCTGAATCACTGTCATCAGACCGGGCTTTCCGTCTCCTCCCTGATGCTGAAAAATGAGCTGGATATGCACAGCCGTGAAGAGATCGACGCGTATTTCGCCGATGTCTACAAAACCATGACTGACTGTATCGCTCACGGTCTGGAAACCGAAGGCATTCTGCCGGGGCCGCTGCGTGTGCCGCGCCGTGCCGCTGCACTGAACCGCCTGATCAACTCCGCCGGTAAACTCTCCAAAGACCCGATGAACGTGGTTGACCTGGTCAATATGTTTGCTCTGGCTGTCAACGAAGAAAACGCAGCGGGCGGCCGTGTGGTTACCGCACCGACAAACGGTGCCTGCGGGATCGTCCCTGCGGTACTGGCGTATTATGATCACTGCATCGAGAAAGTGACACCGGAAACCTATCTCCGCTACTTCCTCGCCTGCGGCGCGGTCGGCATTCTGTACAAAATGAACGCGTCTATCTCCGGTGCGGAAGTCGGTTGCCAGGGCGAAGTCGGTGTGGCCTGCTCAATGGCGGCTGCCGGTCTGACTGAAATCCTCGGCGGCAGCCCGGAACAGGTCTGTGTGGCTGCTGAAATCGGTATGGAACACAACCTGGGCTTAACCTGTGACCCGGTTGCCGGTCAGGTTCAGGTACCGTGCATCGAACGTAACGCCATTGCCTCTGTGAAAGCGATCAACGCTGCCCGTATGGCTATGCGCCGTACCAGCGCACCGCGTGTTTCTCTCGATAAAGTCATCGAAACCATGTATGAAACCGGGAAAGACATGAACGCCAAATACCGTGAAACATCACGCGGCGGTCTTGCAATCAAGGTTCAGTGCGACTGATTTTGTGATTTAACTCACAAAACATAATTCGCTGACATTAATATCCCTGCAACATTGCAGGGATATTTTTTACCTGAAGCGCATCAGCACCGGTCATTTTTCGACCAATTTGTAATGTTTTCAGATGCAAATGTTTATAATATGTAAAATATCATAGTGTATAACTCTGCAAAACAATCAAACATCACCTCATCACTCTGACAAATAGCTCATTCAACACAATAATTAACTATAATTAAGTGTTTAATGTTTCTGTTTTGTTGTTTTCTGACGGAAAGCAAGTTTTTTTACCTTCATAGAATGTTAACCTTCTATTTAATTAGTGCCCCGAAATTAATTATCGCTGTTTAAACGTAAATAATTAGCGGTATCACGGGCCTGAGACTATCTTTACACCGGAGTCTTACGGTTTTTTTTCTGACCCATAAAAGATTCTGTGTAATACACAAGAACCATCCTGACTGATGTTAAGGGGGAACAGAGGTGAGTATAGCCATTATGATTGGCACCCACGGCAAAGCCGCTGAGCAGTTACTGCGCACGACGGAAATGCTGATCGGTGAACAGGAGAACGTCTCCTTCATCGATTTCGTACCGGGGGAAAATGCCGACACACTATATGCGAAGTACAATGAGAAGCTGCCCGGTTTATCAACCGCTGACGGGGTATTATTCCTCGTTGATACCTGGGGCGGCAGCCCGTTCAACGCAGCAAACCGTATTGTGACTGAGCAGGATCAGGCCGCAGGCGGCAACAGCAATTATGAGATAGTCACAGGCGTTAACGTGCCGATGCTGGTCGAGACTTTTATGTGCCGTGATGATAATCCGTCATTGCAGGAACTGGTTGCGGTAGCGCTGGAAACCGGCCGTGAAGGGATCCGCGCCCTGAAAGCACAGGACGAACCGGCACCGAAAGCAGCACCTGCACCAAAACCGGCCGCACAACCGGCGGCACCGGCAGGCCCGGGCGGACACATGACTATCGCCCTCGCCCGTATCGATGACCGTCTGATCCACGGCCAGGTCGCCACCCGCTGGACCAAAGAAACCAACGTCAAACGCATTATTGTCGTCAGTGACGAGGTTGCCAAAGACACCGTCCGCTCAACACTGCTCAAGCAGGTTGCTCCTCCGGGTGTAACCGCGCACGTGGTGGATGTGGCGAAAATGGTGCGTGTCTGGAATAACCCGAAATACGCCAATGACCGCTGCATGCTCCTGTTTACCAACCCGGCAGATGTTCTGCGCCTGGTGGAAGACGGTGTGGAGATTAAATCAGTCAACATCGGCGGGATGGCCTTCCACGAAGGTAAAAAACAGGTTAACAATGCGGTTTCTATCGATGAAAACGATATCGTGGCATTCAAAGCGCTGAATGACCGCAATATCGAGCTGGAAGTCCGCAAAGTCTCCACCGATTCAAAAATAAAAATGATGGATTTAATCAGCAAAGCTGAAAGTTAATTTGACCCATTACTCAATACAAAATTTGTTGTCTGCAAAATGACTGGTTAAAGGAGAAACACAATGGAACTTTCCGTTGTACAAATCGTCCTGGTCTTCATCGTTGCCTGTGTTGCAGGTATGGGGTCAATCCTCGATGAATTCCAGTTCCACCGCCCGCTGGTCGCCTGTACGCTGATGGGGATCGTACTGGGTGATATGAAAACCGGGATCATGATCGGCGGTACGCTGGAAATGATCGCACTCGGCTGGATGAACATCGGTGCGGCAGTGGCACCGGATGCGGCGCTGGCATCCATCATTTCCACTATCCTGGTTATCGCCGGGGGCCAGAACATCGGTGCCGGTATCGCGCTGGCTATTCCGCTGGCGGCTGCCGGTCAGGTGCTGACCATTATCGTCCGTACCATCACCGTGGCCTTCCAGCACATGGGTGACCGTGCAGCTGATAAGGGAAATCTCACCGCGCTGGGGATGATCCACGTCGGTGCCCTGCTGTTACAGGCAATGCGTATCGCTATTCCGGCGGTTATTGTGGCCGTGTCTGTCGGTACTGATGTTGTCCGTGAAATGCTTGACTCGATTCCTGACTGGGTCACCAACGGTCTGAATATCGCCGGGGGCATGATTGTTGTGGTCGGTTACGCGATGGTTATCAACATGATGCGTGCCGGCTACCTGATGCCATTCTTCTATCTGGGTTTCGTTACCGCGGCATTTACTGATTTCAACCTGGTTGCGCTGGGTGTCATCGGTGCGGTTATGGCTGTGCTGTATATTCAGCTCAGTCCGAAATACAACAAATCGGAAGTCGTTGTCGCTGCCGGCAGCAAAAACGACCTGGATAACGAGTTAGACTAAGAAGGTGAGCAACATGGTTGATACTACAAGCAACGTAACCGGCAGAAAACAGTTAAGAAAGAGCGATATCCGGGGTGTCTTCATCCGCTCAAACCTGTTTCAGGGTTCATGGAACTTTGAACGTATGCAGGCAATGGGCTACGCCTTCTCCATGGTACCGGTGATCCGCCGTCTTTATCCGGAAAATAATGAAGAACGCAGACAGGCTATCAAACGCCATATGGAGTTCTTTAACACCCACCCGTATATGGCTGCACCTATCCTCGGTGTAACCTGTGCGATGGAAGAGCAGCGCGCTAATGGTGCGGCTATCGACGACGGTGCCATCAACGGTATCAAAGTCGGTCTGATGGGGCCGCTGGCCGGTGTCGGCGACCCGATTTTCTGGGGTACCGTGCGTCCGGTCTTTGCCGCCCTCGGTGCGGGGATTGCCATGACCGGCAGCCTGCTCGGGCCGTTACTGTTCTTCTTCCTGTTTAACCTGGTCCGCCTGGCAACCCGTTACTACGGCGTGGCTTACGGCTACAAAAAAGGCCTGGATATTGTTCAGGATATGGGCGGCGGCTTCCTGCAGAAACTGACAGAGGGGGCATCAATCCTCGGTCTGTTTGTTATGGGTGCGCTGGTGAACAAATGGACAAAAGTGAATATCCCGCTGGTGGTGTCGGAAATTAAAAACCCGACCACCGGCGAGATGGAAATCACCACTGTTCAGACCATCCTCAACCAGCTGATGCCGGGCCTGATGCCGCTGCTGCTGACATTCGGCTGTATGTGGCTGTTGCGTCATAAAGTGAATGCCCTGCTGATTATTATCGGCTTCTTTGTGCTGGGTATTCTGGGTTATGTCTTTGGTTTCCTGGGACTGTAACCGGTAAAAAACACGTTCTGACGAACGCGTATTTTCAGAAAGAGTATGGTAGTTTAAACGGGAGGCTCGCCTCCCGTTTTCTGTTTCACTTCAGGGGAAAAGAACCACAATGAGTGTAAATGATATTGTTCTGCTGGCTGTGATTGTGCTGATGCTGCTGTTTGCCGTCTACGACGAATTTATTGTTAACACACTAAAAGGCAAAACACAGCTGCGGATAAAACTGCGCCGTAATCACCGCGCTGACGCTGTGATCTTTATCCTTCTTATCGGTATTGTTATTTATAATAATATAACCGGACACGGCAGCCCGTTAACAACTTATTTACTTTCCGGCTGTATTATCATTGCTATTTATCTGGCTTTTATTCGTTCACCGAAGTTATATTTTAAGCAGGACGGATTTTTTTACGCCAATGCATATATTAAATATGATAGAATAAAAACAATGAATTTATCAGAAGACGGCATTCTTCTTGTGGGTTTGGAAAATCGTAAAATTTACATCAAAGTCACGCATCTTGATGATTTACAAAAAATTTATAATTTTATGATTAATAATAAATAATAACCCCTTCTTTTTATCCCCCTACAGAAATAAAGACTAATGATGATATTAGTCTTTATTATCTTATTAAAATACCATGTAATGAAAATCATTCTCATTAGCATCTTTTAAAACTAAAATATATATTCTTGCCTTTTTTATTTTCTGTGATATCTTTCCGGTCACGTCATTGGGGAGTAGCCTGTTCTGTTATTAACCTCTCAGGGAAATAACAGAAAATCCGTGTCAACATACTTGCGTGATATTATATCAGCATGGTGCGGATGCCGTTTCGGTTGGCAAGACCATAGACACGCAGTTCACCGGAGGTCGGGGTTGGATTGTGTGTATATGGATAAGCTACCCGACCGAGACTGAGTTTATGAGTTTTTACGCCACCCTCGTCCTTGCCCTGGCCCTGTCTATGGATGCCTTCGCCGTTGCTGTCTGCAAAGGCGCTACCCTGCACAAACCACCTTTACGTGAAGCACTGCGCACCGGATTTATCTTTGGTGTGATTGAAGCCCTGACGCCGCTTATCGGCTGGGCTATCGGTATTTACGCCAGCCGCTACGTGATGGAATGGGATCACTGGATTGCTTTCTCACTGCTGTTTATCCTCGGTGCCCGCATGATTTACAACAGCGTCACCGTCGGTGATGACTGCTGCGCCCGCCATGAAAAACCACAGCGCCACAGCGCATTACATCTTGCCACCACAGCGGTTGCCACCAGCCTGGACGCGATGGCGATTGGTGTCGGCCTTGCGTTTCTGGAAGTCAATATTGTCCATACCGCGATGACTATCGGGCTGATGACCATGATTATGGCCACCACCGGGATGATCCTCGGGCGTTATATCGGCCCGATGCTGGGCAAGCGGGCAGAAATTGTCGGCGGGATTGTACTGATCCTGATCGGATTTACCATTCTGTATGAACATATTGGTTAATCGCTTAATCACTTCTGATGACCCGCTCCGGCGGGTCTTTTTGTTTCTGAATCAGGCTTCCCGGCGGTAAACCCGGATCAGAAAATCTGTTTCGCAGGAAAAGGCGGTTTCTGCTGCCAGCTGATGTTTCACAGCCTCTGTCGCTTTCCAGGCAAACGGTGTCATCGAAAGCAGTGCGAGTGCATCCGCGCCGTTCAGCAGCATCGGGTACGCCACCTGCTGCTCTTGTGCCGGACCGAATCCCGGGAAATGCTCTTCCTTCAGCGGGTGCAGATGCACCTCATCATAAATAAGGGATTTCAACTGATACAGATGACGCGGCCCCGGGGTCACGGTAATCACAATGCCGCCCGGTTTCACCACACGGGTTAACTCATCCGGATTACACGGCGCATAGATCCGCAGCACCCCATCCAGACTGTTATCCTCAAACGGCAGCCGCTGGCTGGATGCCACACTGAAGCTGACCTGCGGATAGCGTTTTGCACCGTAGCGGACAGCAACCTTCGCCACATCCAGCCCGTACACCGTCACCTGCCGTGCCGCAAGGTTTTCCGCCAGTGCGCCGGTGTAGTACCCCTCGCCGCAGCCGATATCCAGCACCTGCTCCGCCTGTACCGGTAAATACTGTTCAAATGCCGCGATTACCTGATCCCGCATCGGGCGGTAATGGTGATTATCCAGAAATGCCCGGCGCGCCTGCATCATCTCTTTACTGTCACCCGGCTCTTTCGAGCGCTTGAACTGGACAGGCAGGAGATTGATATACCCCTCTTTCGCGAGATCAAACTGATGGTGGTTTTCGCAGCTGTAACTGCCGGAGCGGTGCGTCAGCGGGTGCTGGCAAAGCGGACATTGGTAAGACATAATCATTCACTGTGAAATAATGTAAGGGTGCAACCGGCAACGGCCTGTGCCGGTGACGGAAAATCTGAGGCGAAACCATACCATGAAAACCTACTGGTGGCAGGATAAAATTGATGATTATCAGCAATGGCACAGCCTGCTTGTCAGGGTTAATCCTGAAACGGTAAATGAAGATGCCCCTGCGCTGCTCAGCGGCCATAACAGCCGGATGCAGCTGCAGCTGCGTGGTTATCCGCTGTTCTGGGCAACCGTACTGCGTGATCACTGTGGTGTCTGGCTGATTTATAATCAGGACCATCCCGCTCAGCAGAATCTGTTATCGCCGCTCCGCTCACAACAGACTGAGAAAATTGCCGCTCTGCCGGCAGAAGAACAGACCCCGCAGTGGTGCCGTTACTTCGCCCGTGATTTGCAGGAACGGCCTTCCCCGCTGCTTGCGGCCGGAGAGTGGCTGCTGCACCCGATGAATATCAGACCGCCGTCCGCCCCTTATGTTGTCAATGCCCCCTGTTCCCGGGAAAAATGGTGTTTCCGTTCACCGTCTGCCAACGATATCAGCAATGCGGACTGGCTGTTATACAGCGAAGACCTGCCGGATCTGCAATCCCCCGGACGGGTTATGTTTGCGGACTGGTGGTTCGGCGGTTACCAACTGCTGCCGCGTTACGCGGTTGAGCCGCAAAGCAGCCGCCTGAAATACTGGCGTAAAGTTGCCCGCGAAGGAAAACTGCCGCCGGTGCTGATCTGGTACATCAGCGGCCTGGCATCCTACATTATACTTGATGGTCATCTGCGGTTGCAGGCAGCGTACGACGAAAATATTCCGCCTTCCTTTATTGTGCTCAGCCAGTACCATGAATGCAGCTATGAACCGGATCCTGCCGCGATTGCAAAAGTGCAACAGGCAATAACGCATCAGATGGATAAAAATCCGCATCCGGATATCCGCGGGATCAACCAGACATTAATCAGCCTGTATCAGAACCGCTACGGGCGGCACTCCACCCGCAGCCGGGCAATACTGGGTGACGGTCGTTCATGGGAAGAGGATGTTTCCCGTTATCTGCGCCGCCACGGCGACACCGGGCACCTCACGGCTATTTTGCAGCGGACGGAAGAAACCGCGGGATAGTTAATCAGATAAATCTGCTGTGAATATTTTTTGTTCACCTCAGAATACATCATTATCCGTCGTATAACCCTGTCAGAAATAGTATAAGGAACATCTATGTTCAGACTCTCCCGCACCTTTATTGCACCACTCCTGCTGTTATTTTCCGCCTCGCTGTTTGCGGCAGCCGAAACCAAACCTGCGGCACCGGCAGATTTGGATCTGGTCTTTGTTCTGGATAAAAGCGGCTCCATGTCCGGTTTTGAACAGGACACCATCGGCGGTTATAACTCCGTTCTTGCCGAAAACCGTAAAAAAGAAGGCAATATTTACGTCACCACCGTTTTATTCAACCACGAAAACAGCACGCTGCATAACCGCGAGCCTATCAGCAAAGTCAAAAACCTGACACTGGATGATTATTCTGTCGGTGGCAATACCGCATTACTGGACGCTGTCGGTATTACTATTGATAAGATCCGCGAAAACCGCAAAATTACCAAAAATAATAATGTGTTATTTGTGATTATTACTGACGGCGAAGAGAATAGCAGCCGTAAATACAGTCGTGATAAGATTAAATCAATGATTAATTCTGCGGAGAAAGAAGATAAGTGGGACTTTATTTTCCTCGGCGCCAATATTGATGCTATCGCAGAAGCCGGTAATATCGGCATTAAAAGCGACAACGCCACCGGTTATGTGCAGGATAAAGCTGGTTACGGCAAAGCGTATGATGCCGTAAATAAAGCAGTTGAAGTAAAACAGCAATCAAAACCGATTACTTCCGAATGGAAAGCGGAAGTCGAAAAAGATAACAACGAACGCAGTAAAAAATAACAAAACACCTCTTATTTATTCACCAAAACAGTACGGTCCGCCGTACTGTTTTATTTTCTCATCCCGCCGTTCTTTTTTCCCCGCAACTCTGCTTACCATGAACATCAAATGACTGAAGTTCAGCCGGATAAATACGCCAATTTGACTATATTAATGCTAACACCACGGCGCAGAAAGCCAATAATACCGCGAATAATGCGTATAATCTGGCAACACACAACTCGGCCCGTATTGATAAACTGGAGCTGCGTTATGATGAGCTGAATGACAAGATGCAGCGCGGCTTTGCAATGTCAGCCGCCACGTCAAACCTGTTCCAGCCGTATAATGTCGGTAAATTTAACCTCAGTGCAGCTGTCGGCGGATATAACTCCGAAAATGCGGTTGCTGTCGGCAGCGGCTACCGTTTCAATAAAAATGTGGCAGTTAAAGCCAGCCTGGCAACCTCAACATCAAACGGCGGTGATGTCATGTATGGTGCCGGTATGAACCTGGAGTGGTAACACACCGGCATATACGGGATAACATATTTTTATAGTGAAGAGCCGGTAAGGTATTACCGGCTCTTTTTCTATCGGGTGATAATCATATTCACTATGATATTAATAAAAAAGCTAAAAACAATCCTCTTGCCGGATTTAGCATATTCCGAAAGTTAGTCATAATAACACCATTAGAAAGCATAGCGATATTATGAAAATCAGAAACGACGACACCACAGCATTCACCACGGGACATTATATGAGTAGCCAGTTCCGGGTTTTTATCTTCAGCATAATCCCTTATACTCCTTGTACCCCAAAATCCGGCTGCAATGCTGGTAAAATTAATTGTCATCCATTCAGTATTGCCTCTGTAGGCTGCAAAACTCCATGCATTTTTTATTGCATGCCATTTTTTGACTTCATCTGTTTGATTATATTCATCCTGTACGTGTATTCTTTCGCCAATATCAAATGTTGCATTATCTTTCCAGGACGTTTGTATTCCGTGGGGTCCGCCAAAGCGGCTGAAAAGAACAATTTTGCCTCTGACTTCCTCCAGCAGAGGGAAACGGTCCTCCCCAAACCACCAATAAGAATCATAATATTCCTTCTCAAAGGTTTCCTGAAAACTCCGGGTACATTTCTCTTCTGTATGTTCACGTTTAACTGACATAAGAATAAATTCACTCGGATTTTCCTGCAAAAAACGCTTACATTCATTCAGGATATCACCAAACATTTTATTTAAGTATATTATCCCATGATGCATGGCAAATGAATTACTTATATGACGACAACGTGCATCAATAAACCGGATTCCTGAATTAAGTTGCTCATAAACAGAATCATCCTGTGTTTTTACCATCCCGCCTTCACCTATCCCTTCACTATATGTACCTGTCGCTGAATCATGTGTACCGGGTAATGATATCTGGTTAATAGGCAACTTTCCATCAATGAACTTCAGCCAACATTTTTTTTTCAAAGGTCCCATATAGTGCCAATAAGCATTATCCTGTCCATTTTCCGGAAAATACCAGTTAAAAGAAGATGGCTTACCATTTTTTTTAAAAATAAAAAAAGAATTCAGTCTCGCACTATAGAAATAATCGCCTTCCTGGCCTTCATCTACATCCCAAGATTTAGGATCCACAGGATTACCTGCCCTAAAGTCGATAAAATCCCAATATTCATTTGAGTTGCCATCAGATGGAAAATACCATTTATGTTCAGACGGATTACCGTCTTTTTTCAAACGTAAGTAACCATATTCCGGCTCATAGTAAATGCAACCCTCGATTCCGGGTTCACGCCAAGTTTTGGGCTCTGACATCGTTCCGGGGTAATACCCAACCCAATCCCAGAACTGATTATTGACTTCTTTTTTCGGATAATACCAGTTTTTATCAGATGGACTGCCATTATATTTTAATCTAAAGAATAAATTATAATCCGGATAGTAGTAGATATCACCGATAACACCATCAACACCCCAGTATTTTGGTCGTTCATACGTTCCTAACTTCATTTTTATACCAATCTCCAATCATTGAGGGAGTCTGCCATATTTATATTTGGCAGATTACATTAAATCATTCATAGAAATAATGTTAGCACCAATTATTATGCGCTCCATTAGAAATGGTCTGTTTTTTATTAAAAAAAGCCAACAAGA is a genomic window containing:
- the mntP gene encoding manganese efflux pump MntP, whose translation is MSFYATLVLALALSMDAFAVAVCKGATLHKPPLREALRTGFIFGVIEALTPLIGWAIGIYASRYVMEWDHWIAFSLLFILGARMIYNSVTVGDDCCARHEKPQRHSALHLATTAVATSLDAMAIGVGLAFLEVNIVHTAMTIGLMTMIMATTGMILGRYIGPMLGKRAEIVGGIVLILIGFTILYEHIG
- a CDS encoding L-serine ammonia-lyase codes for the protein MISVFDMFKVGIGPSSSHTVGPMKAGKQFADELVEKGLISRVTRVSVDVYGSLSLTGKGHHTDIAIIMGLAGNLPATVDIDGIAGFIRDVEETERLSLANGQQTVDFPREGGMNFHTGNLPLHENGMSITAFAGDEELYTKTYYSIGGGFIVDAEHFGQDNANETPVSYPYASAEELLNHCHQTGLSVSSLMLKNELDMHSREEIDAYFADVYKTMTDCIAHGLETEGILPGPLRVPRRAAALNRLINSAGKLSKDPMNVVDLVNMFALAVNEENAAGGRVVTAPTNGACGIVPAVLAYYDHCIEKVTPETYLRYFLACGAVGILYKMNASISGAEVGCQGEVGVACSMAAAGLTEILGGSPEQVCVAAEIGMEHNLGLTCDPVAGQVQVPCIERNAIASVKAINAARMAMRRTSAPRVSLDKVIETMYETGKDMNAKYRETSRGGLAIKVQCD
- the rlmA gene encoding 23S rRNA (guanine(745)-N(1))-methyltransferase — protein: MSYQCPLCQHPLTHRSGSYSCENHHQFDLAKEGYINLLPVQFKRSKEPGDSKEMMQARRAFLDNHHYRPMRDQVIAAFEQYLPVQAEQVLDIGCGEGYYTGALAENLAARQVTVYGLDVAKVAVRYGAKRYPQVSFSVASSQRLPFEDNSLDGVLRIYAPCNPDELTRVVKPGGIVITVTPGPRHLYQLKSLIYDEVHLHPLKEEHFPGFGPAQEQQVAYPMLLNGADALALLSMTPFAWKATEAVKHQLAAETAFSCETDFLIRVYRREA
- a CDS encoding PTS mannose/fructose/sorbose transporter subunit IIC — encoded protein: MELSVVQIVLVFIVACVAGMGSILDEFQFHRPLVACTLMGIVLGDMKTGIMIGGTLEMIALGWMNIGAAVAPDAALASIISTILVIAGGQNIGAGIALAIPLAAAGQVLTIIVRTITVAFQHMGDRAADKGNLTALGMIHVGALLLQAMRIAIPAVIVAVSVGTDVVREMLDSIPDWVTNGLNIAGGMIVVVGYAMVINMMRAGYLMPFFYLGFVTAAFTDFNLVALGVIGAVMAVLYIQLSPKYNKSEVVVAAGSKNDLDNELD
- the pabB gene encoding aminodeoxychorismate synthase component 1 yields the protein MTSHSVPVLTPLDYHPGLALTLFAPLSHQPWAMLLHSGSAQHQHNRFDILTADPLMTLTTRGDETLTEDSRGQRLRQNDDPFQLLDAALTQCGLDPQPHDDYPFAGGAMGLWGYDLGRRTESLPSLARNELSVPDMAIGIYDWAVIVDHQRRCATLITYTDPAARLHWLENQKAPESLPFALTGRWQSDMTEAEYHAKIARIHDYLQAGDCYQVNLSQGFSAPYEGDEWQAFLRLNDENRAPFSAFLRLPEAAILSVSPERFLWLKDGTAETRPIKGTRPRHPADPKADEAEKQALAASEKDRSENLMIVDLMRNDIGRVALPGSVSVPSLFAVEPFPAVWHLVSTITAQLPAACRAAQLLRACFPGGSITGAPKIRAMEIIEELEPVRRHTYCGSVGYISACGTMDTNIAIRTLIAENNHLYCRAGGGIVADSRAADEYQETFDKLGRILTVLPEKIL
- a CDS encoding CoA pyrophosphatase, giving the protein MSPLERFIPRFQLTRPSEAEIAGERDRRAAVLLPITNKARPGILLTQRAVSLRSHPGQIALPGGAADPGEISPIATALREAREEVGIPPQAVQVLGQMAPVDSVTGFRVTPVVGIIPPYLPLAGNPQEVSDIFELPLDAALDLSRYRYIDMTRNTVERRLYFYLYEGRMIWGLTAGILYRLATQVKND
- a CDS encoding DUF986 family protein, with translation MSVNDIVLLAVIVLMLLFAVYDEFIVNTLKGKTQLRIKLRRNHRADAVIFILLIGIVIYNNITGHGSPLTTYLLSGCIIIAIYLAFIRSPKLYFKQDGFFYANAYIKYDRIKTMNLSEDGILLVGLENRKIYIKVTHLDDLQKIYNFMINNK
- the manX gene encoding PTS mannose transporter subunit IIAB, yielding MSIAIMIGTHGKAAEQLLRTTEMLIGEQENVSFIDFVPGENADTLYAKYNEKLPGLSTADGVLFLVDTWGGSPFNAANRIVTEQDQAAGGNSNYEIVTGVNVPMLVETFMCRDDNPSLQELVAVALETGREGIRALKAQDEPAPKAAPAPKPAAQPAAPAGPGGHMTIALARIDDRLIHGQVATRWTKETNVKRIIVVSDEVAKDTVRSTLLKQVAPPGVTAHVVDVAKMVRVWNNPKYANDRCMLLFTNPADVLRLVEDGVEIKSVNIGGMAFHEGKKQVNNAVSIDENDIVAFKALNDRNIELEVRKVSTDSKIKMMDLISKAES
- a CDS encoding PTS mannose transporter subunit IID; amino-acid sequence: MVDTTSNVTGRKQLRKSDIRGVFIRSNLFQGSWNFERMQAMGYAFSMVPVIRRLYPENNEERRQAIKRHMEFFNTHPYMAAPILGVTCAMEEQRANGAAIDDGAINGIKVGLMGPLAGVGDPIFWGTVRPVFAALGAGIAMTGSLLGPLLFFFLFNLVRLATRYYGVAYGYKKGLDIVQDMGGGFLQKLTEGASILGLFVMGALVNKWTKVNIPLVVSEIKNPTTGEMEITTVQTILNQLMPGLMPLLLTFGCMWLLRHKVNALLIIIGFFVLGILGYVFGFLGL